Proteins encoded in a region of the Rickettsia bellii RML369-C genome:
- a CDS encoding SurA N-terminal domain-containing protein: MKKLLLIITVFFTCSAVAETSNIVALVNNEPITLNEFRARKKMIMALNNVEEVTPAQNKQLSDIAIKSLIDESLLFQYYGDKEISQEEIDNAIKSIEDRNKMPHGSLLQYLKSRSVNPDSFISQIKSELIKMNVLSGLSRSVQVSNKEIDVAILSSDQKEVEVSMQIFTSKDKSDKTFAQMNNLKSKLKNCSDVKKSLYENFATMTVITDKLSKIEEAKQTIVKDLNPNQTSNVFEKYNEFEIVQVCTKKILNISEDENNYVVNFLTNKKISQKAQKFFEDMHKKAYIKITLPS; this comes from the coding sequence ATGAAAAAATTATTACTAATAATTACTGTTTTTTTTACATGTAGTGCGGTTGCTGAAACATCAAATATAGTGGCACTTGTAAATAATGAACCGATTACTCTTAATGAGTTTCGTGCCAGAAAAAAAATGATCATGGCATTAAACAATGTTGAGGAGGTAACACCTGCTCAGAATAAGCAGTTAAGTGATATAGCTATAAAAAGCTTGATTGATGAATCTTTACTTTTCCAATATTATGGTGATAAAGAAATTTCACAAGAAGAAATAGATAACGCTATCAAATCTATTGAAGATCGTAACAAAATGCCTCATGGCTCTCTTCTTCAATATTTAAAAAGTAGATCGGTTAATCCTGATAGCTTTATTTCCCAAATTAAGTCTGAACTAATCAAAATGAATGTTTTATCAGGTTTATCAAGGTCAGTACAAGTAAGTAATAAAGAAATAGATGTAGCAATTTTATCTAGCGATCAAAAAGAAGTAGAAGTGTCAATGCAGATTTTTACCTCTAAAGATAAGAGTGATAAAACTTTTGCACAGATGAATAATTTAAAAAGTAAGTTAAAGAACTGTTCAGATGTTAAGAAATCTCTTTATGAAAATTTCGCAACAATGACAGTAATTACTGATAAGCTTAGTAAAATAGAAGAAGCCAAGCAAACTATAGTAAAAGACTTGAACCCTAATCAAACAAGTAATGTTTTTGAAAAATATAATGAGTTTGAGATAGTGCAGGTATGTACTAAAAAAATCTTAAACATTAGCGAAGACGAAAATAATTATGTGGTAAATTTCCTGACAAATAAAAAGATTTCTCAAAAAGCTCAGAAATTTTTCGAAGATATGCATAAGAAGGCATATATAAAAATAACTCTCCCGTCTTAG
- a CDS encoding SemiSWEET family sugar transporter, with protein MSPKFMKFYEKYMTVVGTVGNFMFYVQAHKIFTCKSAASVSLPAFTISAVALSSWLLYGILIKNTPIIIANIVGFIGALLVLVAIILHT; from the coding sequence ATGTCTCCAAAATTCATGAAGTTTTATGAAAAATACATGACTGTAGTAGGTACAGTTGGTAATTTCATGTTTTACGTACAAGCTCATAAAATTTTTACCTGTAAATCGGCAGCATCTGTATCACTTCCTGCTTTTACTATAAGTGCTGTTGCTTTAAGTAGTTGGTTACTATACGGCATTTTAATAAAAAATACTCCTATCATAATTGCAAATATAGTAGGCTTTATTGGTGCATTACTTGTTTTAGTAGCTATAATATTACATACTTGA
- the der gene encoding ribosome biogenesis GTPase Der, whose protein sequence is MAKKIIALVGRPNVGKSTLFNRLSMRKKAIVHDLPGVTRDRKYTDGRIGSFEFSLIDTPGLEENPDSFGKRLMEQTTKAINEADLICFMVDSRSGILPDDKLLSDFVRKYNKPAVLVINKCEKAFDFDKEYYKLGFDSMVAISAEHGTGMIDLYDEIIAKLPEEDSAEAEIHDPIKGDCLQIVVSGRPNAGKSTFINALINDERLLTGPEAGITRESIEIDWQYKGNHIKLIDTAGLRKKATITESLEKLSASDAINSIKFANTVILMIDALSPLKQQDLNIASHVANEGRSIVIVVNKWDLIKESEKEAFKEEFYYQINTTLPQVKGVPALFISAKNKQNIADVLDSCIKIYKTWNKKITTSKLNEWLNFTTEAHPLPLQKGGKRVRVKYMTQTKTRPPTFKLFSNNPEKITDSYTRYLVNNMREAFDMPGVPIRFNYIKTKNPYV, encoded by the coding sequence ATTGCCAAAAAGATTATTGCCTTAGTAGGGCGTCCAAATGTTGGTAAATCAACGCTGTTTAATCGCTTAAGTATGCGTAAAAAAGCTATTGTTCATGATCTGCCCGGCGTTACTAGAGATAGGAAATATACGGATGGCAGAATTGGCTCGTTTGAGTTTTCGCTTATTGATACGCCAGGGCTCGAAGAAAATCCTGATAGCTTTGGTAAAAGGCTAATGGAGCAGACTACTAAAGCGATAAATGAAGCAGATTTGATTTGCTTTATGGTGGATAGTAGAAGCGGAATATTGCCTGATGATAAATTACTTAGCGATTTTGTTAGAAAATATAATAAGCCGGCGGTCTTGGTAATTAACAAATGCGAAAAGGCTTTTGATTTCGATAAGGAATATTACAAGCTTGGATTTGATAGCATGGTTGCTATCTCTGCTGAGCATGGTACAGGAATGATTGATTTATATGATGAAATTATTGCCAAACTGCCCGAAGAAGATTCAGCAGAAGCAGAAATACATGACCCAATTAAAGGGGATTGTCTGCAAATAGTTGTAAGCGGTAGACCTAATGCTGGTAAATCTACTTTCATAAATGCTTTAATTAACGATGAAAGATTACTAACCGGACCGGAAGCAGGAATTACTCGTGAATCGATTGAAATTGATTGGCAATATAAAGGTAATCATATCAAACTGATTGATACGGCAGGACTTCGTAAAAAAGCTACTATTACAGAATCTTTAGAAAAATTATCAGCATCAGACGCTATTAATAGCATCAAATTTGCTAATACTGTGATTTTAATGATTGATGCCTTATCGCCTTTGAAGCAGCAAGATTTAAACATTGCAAGCCATGTAGCAAATGAAGGGCGAAGCATCGTTATAGTAGTCAATAAATGGGATCTAATTAAAGAATCAGAGAAAGAAGCATTTAAAGAAGAGTTTTATTATCAGATAAATACTACTTTGCCTCAGGTTAAAGGCGTTCCTGCCTTGTTTATCTCAGCAAAAAATAAACAAAATATAGCCGATGTATTGGATAGCTGTATTAAGATTTATAAAACTTGGAATAAAAAAATAACTACCAGCAAATTAAATGAGTGGCTTAATTTTACTACCGAAGCACATCCATTGCCATTGCAAAAAGGCGGCAAGCGAGTACGTGTAAAATATATGACTCAAACAAAAACTAGACCGCCTACATTCAAATTATTTTCCAATAATCCAGAAAAAATTACCGATAGCTACACAAGATATTTGGTGAATAATATGCGTGAAGCTTTCGATATGCCAGGTGTTCCTATTAGATTCAATTATATAAAAACCAAGAACCCTTACGTATAA
- a CDS encoding transposase — MKYLSLNQNKIYNYFRLVQRRNDLKQMLVAEKNRLQQANTDKFVKNSCINMIDVLSNQITEITNQVEVIISSDQLLKAKHEILKEINGIGNIVAFELLILLPELGKLTRRQIASLAGLAPKANDSGKYQGYRKVGHGRAGVKPILFLAAMSARNSKTSGLRLFYERLINNGKKKMVALTALMRKIIVIANAKLKSLLFNLKHS, encoded by the coding sequence TTGAAGTATTTAAGCCTGAATCAAAACAAAATATACAATTATTTTCGGTTAGTACAAAGACGGAATGATTTAAAGCAAATGTTAGTTGCCGAAAAGAATAGATTACAACAAGCAAATACAGATAAGTTTGTTAAAAATAGCTGTATAAATATGATAGATGTTTTAAGTAATCAAATTACAGAGATTACTAATCAGGTAGAAGTGATTATATCATCAGATCAGCTGTTAAAAGCAAAGCATGAGATATTGAAAGAGATAAATGGCATTGGTAATATAGTTGCTTTTGAGTTATTAATATTATTACCGGAGTTAGGGAAGTTAACAAGACGGCAGATTGCTTCTCTTGCAGGGCTTGCTCCAAAAGCTAATGATAGTGGTAAATATCAAGGATATAGAAAGGTAGGACATGGTAGAGCAGGAGTCAAGCCTATACTATTCCTTGCTGCTATGTCAGCCCGTAATAGCAAGACTTCTGGTTTAAGACTCTTTTATGAGCGACTCATTAACAATGGTAAAAAGAAAATGGTCGCTCTTACCGCTTTAATGCGTAAAATTATTGTCATCGCTAATGCTAAATTAAAATCTCTTCTTTTTAATTTAAAACATAGTTGA
- a CDS encoding IS110 family transposase, with protein sequence MIKYHKHIGIDIGKYNFVVGIEGIKDTKEYENTSSGIFEFINDNKDILANSLTVVETTGGYELELLYSLCERGYVVHRADARKVKNFIRSYGNSAKTDKLDAKALGLYGKERADKLEVFKPESKQNIQLFSVSTKTE encoded by the coding sequence ATGATAAAATATCACAAACATATAGGAATTGATATAGGAAAATATAATTTTGTAGTAGGAATAGAGGGCATAAAAGATACAAAAGAATATGAGAATACAAGTTCCGGTATATTTGAATTTATTAATGATAATAAGGATATTTTAGCAAACTCTCTAACTGTAGTTGAAACAACAGGCGGATATGAACTAGAGTTATTGTATAGCTTATGTGAAAGAGGTTATGTAGTACATAGAGCAGATGCAAGAAAGGTAAAGAATTTTATCAGATCATATGGTAATAGTGCAAAAACAGATAAGTTAGATGCTAAAGCATTAGGATTATATGGTAAGGAGCGAGCAGATAAGCTTGAAGTATTTAAGCCTGAATCAAAACAAAATATACAATTATTTTCGGTTAGTACAAAGACGGAATGA
- a CDS encoding HEPN domain-containing protein: protein MKTELPERSLHIRGRLNFIVQQILELAQDKIAMIILYGSFARGDWVRDLPNGYHSDTDILIILKKGKYKGHATLNLEDNIYKRLIKTGVINPKQIIPYDSRISIILESIEEINRQLEKGRYFYTDIKKEGILLYDSGEYILSEAKDLPWSEMKEIAQDDYNYWFEKGCGFFIDCKYPIERNHLNISAFYLHQATESFYNAILLVFSNYKPKLHDLEKLSSMAENYSSELLQVFPIATPEQKECFELLKKAYVDARYDKNYKITKEQLLYLIEQIEKLKEITERICIARISR from the coding sequence ATGAAAACCGAACTACCTGAACGCTCTTTACATATTAGGGGCAGGCTAAATTTTATAGTGCAACAAATTTTAGAACTCGCACAAGATAAAATCGCTATGATTATCTTGTACGGCTCTTTTGCTAGAGGTGATTGGGTACGTGATCTACCTAACGGCTATCATAGCGATACAGATATTTTGATTATTTTGAAAAAAGGTAAGTATAAAGGTCATGCTACTTTAAATTTAGAAGATAATATATATAAAAGATTAATAAAGACAGGAGTAATAAACCCTAAACAAATTATTCCGTATGATTCACGGATATCTATAATTCTTGAATCAATAGAAGAAATAAATAGACAGTTAGAAAAAGGACGTTATTTCTATACCGATATTAAAAAAGAAGGTATTCTTTTGTATGATAGTGGTGAATATATTTTAAGCGAGGCTAAAGATTTACCTTGGAGCGAGATGAAAGAAATAGCTCAAGATGATTATAATTATTGGTTTGAAAAAGGATGCGGTTTTTTTATTGATTGTAAATACCCAATTGAGAGAAACCATCTCAATATAAGTGCTTTTTATCTTCATCAAGCTACCGAAAGTTTCTATAATGCTATTTTATTAGTTTTTTCTAATTATAAGCCGAAGTTACATGATTTAGAAAAACTAAGTAGTATGGCAGAAAATTATAGCAGTGAGTTATTACAAGTTTTTCCTATTGCAACGCCTGAACAAAAAGAATGTTTCGAGTTGTTAAAAAAAGCTTATGTTGATGCACGATATGATAAAAATTATAAGATCACAAAAGAACAATTACTTTATCTTATTGAGCAAATAGAAAAACTAAAAGAAATCACTGAAAGGATTTGTATAGCAAGGATTAGTAGGTAG
- a CDS encoding Rne/Rng family ribonuclease has protein sequence MNKKIIIDANFSNETRVVLLGQSNNIEDIEFQTTRKQQNKGNIYLAKVTRIEPSLQAVFIEYGMDKSGFLPFSEIHPNYYNLPASEKNFPINAFPEIVPPNIILDDEDEVRAATSYDPLIDGEEIDLKAIEDLVESKFQSELNLEAADDIEIIQSDKEENIPQYKQYKVQDVIRKNQILLVQVTKEERGNKCAAFTTYVSLAGKYCVLMPNKAAQNGISRKISNGDERKRLKNILNKVVNGDKSPYSVIIRTAGRGCSTLDLKKDYSYLSRLWNKIRKSTVKFPAPCFIHEEDSIIRKTIRDMCDHNVKEVIIYGQEAYEDAAKFMQDLLPSEMTKLKEHKSKTPIFTKFQVEEQLIKLYQPVVTLPSGGYIVINPTEALISIDVNSGRSTSEKNIEETALKTNLEAAKEIARQVKLRDLSGLIVVDFIDMDETKNRKIIERSFKEFLSRDRARIQTGNISQFGLLEFSRQRLRSSFLETNSSICSHCNGKGVVRADESNAMLILRTIENEIFEDRIDIINVFANVSSVIYLLNNKRQEIKFIEEKYNIRLNFYSDPNATSDSYSIEKVKLLKKNNNNLNAGKPVIQNHSADYTEEEPKKEQLRKNKYKWKTGNNNNVVSEEKKKVPEIKEVKDQVVSVVKEEVEITDDGVVVEEKPLPKKTKRRYRNKKSNKNRPVANKESSVAEDSGGSEG, from the coding sequence ATGAATAAAAAGATAATAATTGATGCTAATTTCTCAAATGAAACAAGAGTAGTTTTATTGGGACAAAGCAATAATATAGAAGATATTGAATTTCAAACAACAAGAAAACAACAAAATAAAGGTAATATTTATTTAGCAAAAGTAACGAGAATAGAGCCATCTTTGCAAGCTGTGTTCATAGAATATGGTATGGATAAAAGTGGCTTTTTGCCTTTTAGCGAAATACATCCCAATTATTATAATTTACCTGCATCAGAGAAGAATTTTCCAATTAACGCATTTCCTGAGATAGTACCACCTAATATCATTCTTGATGATGAGGATGAGGTGCGGGCAGCTACTTCATATGACCCATTAATTGATGGTGAAGAAATCGATCTAAAGGCTATAGAGGATTTAGTAGAGAGTAAATTTCAGTCAGAGCTTAATTTAGAAGCAGCAGATGATATTGAAATTATCCAAAGCGATAAGGAAGAAAATATTCCTCAATATAAGCAATATAAAGTACAAGACGTAATAAGAAAAAACCAAATATTACTAGTTCAAGTTACTAAAGAGGAGCGTGGAAATAAATGTGCAGCTTTTACTACTTATGTATCTTTAGCGGGTAAATATTGTGTTTTAATGCCTAATAAAGCAGCACAAAATGGTATATCTCGTAAAATATCAAATGGTGATGAAAGAAAAAGACTTAAGAATATTTTAAATAAGGTAGTAAACGGCGATAAGAGTCCTTATAGCGTAATTATCAGGACAGCAGGTAGAGGTTGTAGTACTTTGGACCTGAAAAAAGATTATAGCTATTTATCAAGGTTATGGAATAAAATCCGTAAGAGTACTGTTAAATTTCCAGCTCCTTGCTTTATTCATGAAGAAGATAGCATAATACGTAAAACTATACGTGATATGTGTGATCATAATGTCAAAGAGGTCATAATTTATGGGCAAGAAGCATATGAAGATGCGGCAAAATTTATGCAAGATTTGCTACCTTCAGAGATGACAAAACTTAAAGAGCATAAAAGTAAAACTCCTATATTTACTAAGTTTCAAGTAGAGGAACAATTAATTAAGCTATATCAGCCTGTGGTAACTTTACCTTCAGGAGGATATATTGTTATTAATCCAACTGAAGCTCTTATTTCTATAGATGTGAATTCCGGTAGATCAACTTCTGAAAAAAATATTGAAGAAACAGCCTTAAAAACTAATTTAGAAGCAGCAAAAGAAATAGCAAGACAAGTTAAGCTTAGAGATTTATCAGGTCTTATAGTTGTTGATTTCATTGATATGGATGAAACAAAAAATCGTAAAATTATTGAGAGATCTTTTAAAGAATTCTTAAGTCGTGATCGTGCACGTATACAAACCGGTAATATTAGCCAGTTTGGATTGCTTGAATTTTCAAGGCAAAGATTACGTTCTTCTTTCCTAGAAACTAATTCTTCAATTTGTTCTCATTGTAATGGCAAAGGTGTTGTTAGAGCCGATGAGTCGAATGCTATGCTAATCTTGCGTACTATTGAAAATGAAATTTTCGAAGATAGAATTGATATAATAAATGTTTTTGCTAATGTTTCTTCGGTGATTTATCTACTTAATAATAAACGTCAGGAAATAAAGTTTATTGAAGAGAAATATAATATAAGGCTCAATTTTTATTCTGATCCTAACGCTACATCTGATAGCTATTCAATCGAAAAAGTAAAATTATTAAAGAAAAATAATAATAACCTCAATGCTGGTAAGCCGGTGATTCAAAATCATAGTGCTGATTATACCGAAGAAGAGCCTAAAAAAGAGCAGCTACGTAAAAATAAGTATAAATGGAAAACAGGCAATAATAATAACGTCGTCAGTGAAGAAAAGAAAAAAGTACCTGAAATAAAAGAGGTAAAAGATCAGGTAGTAAGTGTTGTAAAGGAAGAAGTAGAGATTACAGATGATGGTGTAGTAGTAGAAGAAAAACCACTACCAAAAAAGACAAAACGCAGATATCGTAATAAAAAATCGAATAAGAACCGTCCTGTGGCTAATAAAGAGAGTTCTGTGGCAGAGGATAGCGGGGGCAGTGAGGGGTAA
- a CDS encoding MFS transporter, giving the protein MTLKNDYKTILFSLLGIFIFSCINATNFYTSKIFLLINKGLGGEEINNINQTKFLGSIIAAFALTQLINKLSNKVIIITSLILLILCTINLVLLDDFTFIKINFILINAGIFAYFTSTVLEIIETSGEKKYFFLACVILLWACGNLIINLISQFINPTNNTIIICALLYCINILTEFLHSNPTIHTLKLNSKFSSLIKNVELQILTGFVVSYVTLDIFWYYEAFALKKELALINLSLILKYIFTGIFFSIIPICYLINKANKYLANFILTLVLLICFILLPLHGWNKNLNILYVILIGSCLGSIFICNILILIDKFKGYEFRTALFSYFSMCSVGIYAGALSSSVPYGTVNGSDFLFSISAVVGSFVVYHAWYLISYRLYNMPTK; this is encoded by the coding sequence ATGACTTTAAAAAACGATTATAAGACAATTTTATTTTCACTTTTGGGAATATTTATTTTTTCTTGTATTAATGCTACAAATTTTTATACTTCTAAAATTTTCTTACTTATAAATAAAGGTTTAGGTGGAGAAGAGATAAATAATATCAATCAAACTAAATTCCTAGGCTCAATAATTGCTGCTTTCGCTTTAACCCAGCTAATCAATAAATTAAGTAATAAAGTAATTATTATTACTAGTTTAATATTGCTCATTCTTTGTACTATTAACTTAGTCTTACTAGATGATTTTACTTTCATTAAAATTAACTTTATTCTAATCAACGCAGGAATATTTGCATATTTCACCTCAACAGTACTAGAGATTATTGAAACTTCCGGCGAGAAAAAATATTTTTTCTTAGCTTGTGTAATATTATTATGGGCATGCGGAAATCTAATAATAAACTTAATAAGTCAATTCATTAACCCAACAAATAATACCATAATAATTTGTGCTTTATTATACTGCATCAATATTTTAACTGAGTTTCTACATTCTAATCCCACTATCCACACTTTGAAATTGAATTCAAAATTTTCATCTTTGATAAAAAATGTGGAATTACAGATATTAACGGGATTTGTAGTGTCTTATGTTACCTTAGATATATTTTGGTATTATGAAGCGTTTGCTTTAAAAAAAGAATTAGCATTAATTAATCTATCACTAATATTGAAATATATTTTTACAGGAATATTTTTTTCCATAATACCTATTTGTTATCTAATAAATAAAGCAAATAAATATTTAGCTAATTTCATATTAACTTTAGTCCTACTCATATGCTTTATTCTATTACCACTACATGGTTGGAACAAAAACCTAAATATATTATATGTTATATTGATCGGAAGTTGCTTAGGATCAATTTTTATTTGCAATATTTTAATATTGATTGATAAATTTAAAGGATATGAATTTAGAACAGCATTATTTTCATACTTTTCTATGTGTAGCGTAGGTATTTATGCTGGTGCTTTATCTTCTAGCGTTCCGTATGGCACAGTTAATGGTAGTGATTTCCTATTTTCTATTTCTGCTGTAGTTGGTAGCTTTGTCGTTTATCATGCTTGGTATCTTATTAGCTACAGATTATATAATATGCCTACAAAATGA
- a CDS encoding MFS transporter: protein MKNSLNKRDISILIGNALDHFDTVLYGFLAPLLAGIFFPNHDKIVALILTYSVLATSLFTRPIGSYFFGVIAKKYGGVFALSHSLIGVALTTALIGLIPSHAQIGWLAPLLLVVIRTMQGIYSEGECAIAKLFILENKEGKKAFKASYLYNTSTMFGIIFASYISTIVLNTDYNGYWRVCFIFGGLTALVGYFLRKSEMSLRATKRSVAISFHYPEIALSKLAVFPRNDIINNLLTIWNNKLNIIRISFAVGFSYMTYIVPFVFMNSFIPLITDISLETMMKFNTEFLIFDMIMIPVIGNLTKKFHYLKILRGTLILMILSLIPLWWFLNNSSIWYVNFVRIFIILAGVSFLAPLNCWLNDLFKTADKYMLVGIGSSIGSSLIGRLAPSTCLMLWHITNSSISIAVYIVAISLIALWCVKPKVN, encoded by the coding sequence ATGAAAAACTCCTTAAATAAAAGAGACATCTCAATATTAATCGGTAATGCATTAGATCATTTTGATACCGTGCTTTATGGATTTCTCGCTCCACTTCTTGCCGGCATTTTCTTCCCGAATCACGATAAAATAGTAGCGTTAATTTTAACTTATAGCGTTCTTGCTACTTCCCTATTTACTCGCCCTATAGGTTCTTATTTTTTTGGAGTAATTGCTAAAAAATATGGTGGAGTTTTTGCATTATCTCACTCTTTAATCGGCGTTGCTTTAACCACTGCTTTAATAGGATTGATACCCTCACATGCTCAAATAGGCTGGCTTGCACCGCTATTATTAGTCGTAATTAGGACTATGCAGGGTATATATTCTGAAGGAGAATGTGCTATTGCTAAGTTATTTATTTTAGAGAATAAAGAAGGAAAAAAAGCCTTTAAAGCTTCTTACCTTTATAATACCTCTACCATGTTTGGGATTATCTTCGCATCTTATATCAGTACTATAGTTTTAAATACTGATTATAACGGTTACTGGCGGGTATGCTTTATATTTGGCGGACTTACTGCACTTGTCGGTTATTTTTTAAGGAAGAGCGAAATGTCATTGCGAGCGACTAAAAGGAGCGTGGCAATCTCATTTCATTATCCCGAGATTGCTTTGTCAAAACTTGCAGTTTTTCCTCGCAATGACATAATAAATAACCTACTCACAATATGGAATAATAAGCTAAATATCATACGAATCAGCTTTGCCGTAGGCTTTTCATATATGACCTACATAGTGCCATTCGTCTTTATGAATAGCTTTATTCCTCTCATTACTGATATTTCCTTAGAAACAATGATGAAGTTTAATACGGAATTTCTGATTTTTGATATGATTATGATTCCAGTAATCGGGAATCTAACCAAAAAATTTCATTATCTTAAAATATTAAGAGGCACTCTTATATTAATGATTTTAAGCTTAATTCCCCTATGGTGGTTTTTAAATAACTCATCAATATGGTATGTTAATTTTGTTCGCATATTTATTATATTAGCCGGAGTTAGCTTTCTTGCCCCATTAAATTGCTGGCTAAATGATCTGTTTAAAACTGCCGATAAATATATGCTAGTTGGTATCGGCAGTAGCATCGGCTCTTCACTAATCGGACGGCTTGCTCCCTCCACATGTTTAATGCTCTGGCATATCACAAATAGCAGTATATCGATTGCGGTTTATATAGTCGCAATATCGCTAATAGCTTTGTGGTGTGTTAAACCTAAAGTGAATTGA